The nucleotide sequence cctatcgcgggcagccttgagacgttcccggatctggacaatcttgtccgtcgtctggaaaactatctctggtcctgataattggacctctcctacttccgcccaacaaacaggcgatctacatttcctaccgtataatgcctcgaaaggcgcagcctttatgctggtgtggtagctattattgtaggagaattcgatcaggggtagattcttatcccagttaccacctaaatcgatcgcacatgcgcgaagcatgtcttcaagcgtttggatagtacgctcgctttgaccgtccgtctgggggtggtaagccgtactaaagtttaaacgcgtgcccaaagattgctggaaacttttccagaaatgagacgtgtatctagtatccctgtcggagataatagacacaggtatgccgtgtaaggctacaatcttatctacataaagttgggctaacatatcggagctatacgtctctttgatgggtagaaaatgagctgatttagttagcctttcgactatgacccatattgtatcgtttcctttcctggttttgggtaacttggttatgaagtccatagttacgcattcccacttccactcgggaagttcaggctgttgtagcaagccagacgacttttggtgctcggctttgacttgagcacaagtcaagcactttgctacatgggcggctacagactttttcaagcctatccaccaataatttgcctttaagtcttggtacattttgtctgcaccaggatggactgagtatttggaactatgggcttcctggaggataacatctcgtagtcctccataaattggaacccatatacgtccgttcaatctaaggattccatccttgctaagagtcaactgctcctcagttactcccagcttttcattaggataattagcttccaacacagcctctcgctgtgcagctaatatcctctcaatcaaattgttcttgacttcaacgctcttggcattgattcgaataggttttaccctttctttcctgcttaaggcatcagcgaccacattcgctttgccgggatggtacctgatctcgcaatcatagtcattcaaggtttccatccaacggcgctgcctcatgttcaactccttttggttgaacaggtgctggaggcttttgtgatcagaataaatcacaaatttaataccataaaggtaatgcctccacaactttagtgcaaatacaacggcacccaactccaagtcgtgggtggtgtaattcttttcgtgcacctttaattgtcttgaagcgtaggcaatcaccttgcccttctgcataagcacacaccccatacccgtgtgtgatgcatcgcagtaaactacgaattcttctgtaccctcgggtaaggtcaacacaggtgcgttgctcagcttttgcttcagtatttcgaaggactcttgctgctttgggccccaaataaacttttctttcttcttggtcagggaagtcaagggcgcagcaatcctcgaaaaattttcaataaacctccggtagtatcctgctaaccccaggaagctacggatttcggtaggcgtctttggctcttgccagttcatgaccgcctctaccttagcgggatccacttggataccacgctcactcacaacgtgacctaaaaactgaacctctcgtagccaaaattcacattttgagaatttggcgtagagtttctcacgctgtagtaattcgagaatgcaacggaggtgcttctcgtggtcagcttggttcttggaatatataaggatatcgtcgatgaagactatgacaaatttgtccaaatacggcttgcagacgcgattcatgagatccatgaatgcagccggtgcatttgtgagcccaaaaggcatcaccaggaactcgtagtgaccatagcgagtcctaaatgctgtcttatgtacatcttcatctctgacccttagctgatgataacccgacctcaagtcgatcttcgaaaagtagctcgctccttgcagctgatcgaacagatcatcgatccgtggcaaaggatatctattctttatggtaactttgttcagctcacggtaatcaatgcacaaccgcattgatccgtccttcttctttacaaacaggacaggagctccccagggagatgaactaggtctgataaaacctttcgccagcagttcatccaactgggtcctcagttctttcatttccgtcagagctaatctgtaaggtgctcttgctatcggagccgctccaggaatgatgtctattctgaactccacttgtctatctggtggcaaaccagatagttcttcgggaaaaacctcggggtattcagaaatgacaggaagatcctctatcttcggcttaggttcttcaattataacctgagccatgtaaattacacagcctctgttcaaacacctagaagctttcatcatagatacgtcttcgggcaatccgtactgcgtatctcctcgaatggtaagagattcaccactcggagtctttaaaactatctgcctcttgccgcaaatgatttgggcctggttatgggataaccagtccatgcctagcacaatgtcaaaacccgctaatttgaagggaagtagagataaaggaaaagaatggttcctaatggacatttcacatccttctagaacagttgagacggtttctatcgtgccgtctgctaactctacttcgtatttcacatcaagggttttgataggcatatttagtagttggcaaaatttctggtctacaaaggatttatcggcgccagaatcgaatagtactcttgcaaatatattatttacgagaaaagtacctgtaagcacgttgtcgttctggaccgcttcctttgcatccatgcgaaaaactctcgcatttgacttctttgtctcctccgccttcttggcgttcttagggcagttactcttgatatgccccttttcgttgcaaccatagcaggttgcatccttgatctttttgcactccacagtcttatgatctttggacttgcatagtccacaggaaggagtctttgattgcgactgtgagtttgatgcaaatctACATTttccagagtggggtttcttgcagactttgcagttgggcctttcaccagcttgcccatctttctttgcctccgaccctcttttgccttcaccgtttccacggtgcttcttccctgatcttcgtgaggtatcatcctcacgttttcttttctcagcctccttgctccttagtgtcctcagacgaacaacgtctaaggtgagagacaaggagaggtcagtaactgacctgaaggtcgtcggccgagaggcctttacactcgtctttattgcgggctccaagcccccaatgaaacgggcgattcttcggggttctggtgtcacaaggtatgggaccaggcgagacatcgtattgaagctcgtcaaataagcctggcagtccaggttcgtcattaccagtgacacaaagtcagcctcgatcttctcaacctcatgctgagggcagtagttttccttaatgagagcaataaattcctcccacgtcattttgtataaagcagacttaccagatgcctgcaccaacgccctccaccatgccagggcctcgcccttaaatgaccgggacacatacttcaccacatccctctctgcacacccgctgatgtccacaatagtgtccatctcatctagccaggtgatacagtcaacagcacctttctcccctgtaaattcccggggcttacaagatacaaagtatttgtaggtgcaacccttagcattggatgcatcagtatattctctatcgcgatgaacgctgttctcagtggacgagtgtttgtcgtcatctttcttgggttgagagggtggtttggagtgtgtctttggtttagagggtggttttgatacagttctgccttgagactcagtatattgacgatcaagagctgcctgaacagcattgtcaatcagagcctttagctgtgcgcctgtcagatgcactggcgcattgtcgtagtcatcatcgttagtatggctattctctccattgggatccgccattgtaacttgaatctgttacagaagataacaaaattttattatataattgtcttttatgacaatttgtcaaccatggtaacagagaccatatttggttaacttattactttattaaatattaggatttgaatatatcctatttcagctataacaataatattggcggcataaagcctaatcacgaggatgttttataacattagccgagatttcagagaatcaaaggcatagagatttgaacagtagttctttcatctctttctgacagagagtcatagaccaccactgtcttttgtctttataagacaattatcatggcccgtaggcactacacctctaatggatgtttcaatatggttggcccgtaggcactacatcactaatggatgttttaataaggttggcccataggcactacatcactaatggatgttttaataaggttggcccgtaggcactacatcactaatggatgttttaataaggttggcccgtaggcactacatcactaatggatgttttaataaggttggcccgtaggcactacatcactaatggatgttttaataatttgatCACCTTTATTGATGATTCTTGCCCATgacttataaatcatttagttgggtctttgaaatccttaaaggattattgaataagaatgacgtgcgtgattttaacgaatcacatctgccatggttgttaacatgcttgcagtgGTTAACAAGGAagtctgaatcttttaattaagtcctaccatcttgaccgaatcttaaaagacaccaggctaggtttcacttgtaagattctttatttaggcagatcaatttaaaaggattggttttgattcatttcatacatattaaaacaaaattcataacatacattccacaATCTCAATACACTTatatattgccctaaacgggtctttcaaatagtacatacctccatagaggtatAGAATAAGTGAccagtccacacagggactaatacaagataggtgtccatgcaaggactaaaagataagtccacgtagggactgaaatacgataagtgtccacgtagggacttatttcaaaatagaaattacattagtacaactattaagggctagtggtcacgtttcttctttttgccctttagtaggttcgccaagcctttgagaaatcctcggtggctctttttctcttcttcgaactctctctccacacgatctagtcgatggagtatctcttcctgttcaggaggagaaaatcgtggttgtggcgcttgatgcggaactggaggtctgggaggtattggatacccatgagctgagtagtccggtggtcccatgtttccatgtgctccgtcagggtagcgcgcattatatcttgccgacaccacatatgggtcgctctcatagccgtagttgtattgtgcttgtgacggttcgaacgggttgtaagccgttggacccgtgtaagcaggtatgggttggtcatacccaaatggtggcgaatttgctgcagctggtgcggagttcgcctcctgtataggacttgaaggtccttcttcttgtagtggcggatagtggctactactagaatgtcgaggggtgctgaagtggataccccctcctcctcgtgtagacatacgagcatttgtcctcctacgccttggcggatcaggtattactggttgcgccggtggcggaggtggtggcgtaactgccacaaagcgtgaatcctcaaagggatcctgtggatgtcgcggttgttgagatgtctgttgaggtggcgtgtagtaccactcatgtcggtcgaacaacgcttggaaactgtctggtccctggtagggtgtgccatggaaggatgacccatcagagacttctatcggatgcgtgggcgtaccacgagcaggttcagctggatcagtatcttcatccatatggtcttcggagaagtaatcttgtggccctaatggaacaaagcctgaaggttcctgtatgtagtcagccggattaaactgacctatgtagtatggagtagggtcgtcgtaatttcggtgcgataccgaacgttgtagaggtatgaaggaaggttgtgggttgttgggatcattctctgagtttggcccaaaggagtgccgataagatggcgtcgagctgtgcgaggtggaatgcctcgcgggttcgtaaagatctcttcgtcgctgtggttcttcgctccttgtcattgaaggatgtcttgtacctgatggtccagcttcgttatcgtgatgtgtcacgatatctcctctgcctcttcttccccttcctcttcctctgaatataacaggtggcattttcctgctttataaaactttaaattccaataataaaggaaaaagacaaaactggaataacaattcgaatttgtcctaagttcttgtctagactcaagtatgtgcaattgtgtcattgagattaaacacattaggatagtgtttaattcactcaatgttggctctgataccaacctgtcacaccccgatttccacgtgtctcaccagtgggcccggtgggggattaccgtgacgatgttggcaacaatatagtcaaaccacacaattatataaatgcacagcggaagcttaagataaatatatacttcaacctctggttgtaatatcaaatgtattacagaagtcgaatatatccacagcggatcaaaataataataaattattgttcattcagatgcagcatcgagtttgcgagactatgtacgatgcttaggacgcctataccagcccatttcgtatagtacctgcacttaatctttttggggaaaatacgtcagtttacactggtaaatacattcaactgacacatttgaaaatgtttattaaaattgatttgaatgcacaaggcacaaactcttttataacttgggaaaattattaaaatcttgtgaacgttttacatgttcttttatgcgttcagtagcccgggtcgtgccgggttaaagatttatagacacaccacattgcgtaaaaccgtagtataaaaaccaacggctatgtcttttaatttaatgtcgacaatatataccgggtgtacgcctacaccgggatgtcgatggtcgtggccatttcgtaaaatgatgccaaggatatccgggacaacggtcattaaaccccccaaaggcttttaagaaacaaaactgtttaaatgagccgatcatattatttaattaaccacctaagcgatggaagaatataatgctcaatcaagcggtattaacataccgtaacccaagcccatataggggaaataagttaaagtatttacctttgcaagtatatttccttaatttggattaaatcaccgatagcttttactggggctcctaatctggaacgaaggttttaattaacctcttagaatcctaacgagtcgttataatggccgtagcctagaccggttggttccgatatgtgaatatggtttaatcgcgtaaaaaggcgaaaaccgagaatggagtgcgattctgacccaacaagttcagagactttttttatatgggtttatggttcacactctggattttggggtccaaataatataatttgacccgtatcggctaatttatgaaaactagtttcataagccgaaccgtgcgcgcaataggcgaaacggttaaccatgagagtcgtacgcttatttcctaagtcaatatgccttaaagaggttgtggtatcagtaggatactttccgtgatgcccgtaacgagttttagttaatattacgccccgtaggggctttttggtcattttaaagacttttaaagagcttttcgagttctacaggaaatctgagtttcctgtacagcttataaagcttaaaatactttatttattatttggaaccagtagcaactggaatcgggtcaaaagaccttgtacaactcatgttttggccgaaaagggcatattcggtatttaccgaaccgtggccataaccgcaggttatgagcgaggtaaaaattattaaaaatctttaaaatttccaaaatattattttaatacagtgggtaaaagttttggtgtcgaaatcttggtttagataggcgttatgctaattgcgccgtttattaccaaagtttactttaattgcgctatttagcataactctcattctagacctcggtttgacgtgaaactttaaggacatgcttataatttaataagcaaggttctggtccgttcacgtgtccgaaatactcgttttattttcaaaatggcgttacggtcaacttttaggcgattaacggaaatgcgcaaaagactcggataactcatgaaccgatcacagaggtttataccaacatgtgacctggtcctaagagggtcctaaggtatatctatacctcactaaaacgggtcagaactgaagtcaatgcaaaagtcaaacttttgcgatattcggctccgaaccgggtcaatatagcaaatggtcgattcaaacgagcgcaaacaagtttatatacttattatcatgttttatgattatcaaaacaggttccatagcatatacattacagattatgtataaaatggcaaaacgactttctgttgactttttaagtgcgcgtttgactcgatatttgacatagttagagtggtgatcagggggaacccttttagaggtttattacccacataattaccaactcaaaaccacttttgattcgtcataagactgaaccatttgcaagttattgtaatgacaaccgttagttacgacggttgtgtttataagctataactatggaaatgcaagaccatattgattgtgaacgacttacagaagttgtttcttgcttatagagcagagatggatgcttgggagctccttagaatgatcagagaagttgatttgtgttgtgtgaatgttatgagccaaatgtggctatttatagtgaaatttgggctctaggatcattacaactcatgctacactgagtatggatgatgggcaggtgcccctaagtggtatgggtcgagtagggggcgcccatgcctcattgattgaggttttgatcattcacaagctcaaaaggcaagtagttacaagctttctgcatctgggcgtcccacgcggcccgcatgggagttccatgtatgtttaatgcgggtcgcctgatattcaaatatcaggcgcgtataataggaggctcgcggcccgcctcaacttagccctaaacttcacgcgggtcgcgagaggcctgtttttcagatttttaaaatcttttgaaatgattacgaaatcctggtaattaataacgaaatctttcgtaatgatttacctgacctttcgggtttgaaggggtaactttgcggtttggccctcggttaattacaactaaggacctcgtgttatttacccgcgttgttaagtccccgattagtttattaattattcagaaaaccttaactttcattattgacgcttttaacccttctcctacgaattcgatcgtaactttctcgtttcataacgaaacttcgtgaaatttatatattatattttggtgagtgtataataccgttacaaagccttgggaacgttaaagggtcactcagaggtataattaaacatgttgacacagttaacccctgtagcttgtaatctctcactttctttcgtgtttcgctttcgtacgatctatgatacattcgtttgaaggttcaagcatttatttagggttactattcagtatatttacccttgttgacatttataaccctcgaatttacatactttcaaggtttgtcaaaattagtcctttatttaatatcaatgccacgtgtaaacaaatgacacgtgttagcaCATTATTGggcacaaaaattcgaggtgttacacctggGGGGGGGCGGTTAGCCGAGATTCTGTTTTTTATCAAGGAATTAGCAGGGCGGCGGGCATTAACAGCGGTTGACCTTATGGAACTCTTGCCCTGCCTTCAGGACCCCCAGTGCGAGCTTCTTCTTTTAAGGTCATGCATGGGGGTAGCTAAGTTACTATTTGGGTTGCGGACCTGCCAACCCCACTTGATGGCCAATGCAGTATCCTATTTTGATGATGGTCTTCGAGAGGCTATTGAAGACATTGTTGTTTGCGGGGGGTCCTACTTCGGTGACCTTCAGTGGCGTTTGGCATCTTTGCCGATGCGTCTGGGGGTTTGGGCCTCCCCTCAGCTCGGGATGTTGGAGTTTATGCTTTTGTGGCGTCTAGAGCTCAGTCGTGTGTATTGCAAGACCATATCCTTCGGAACAGCGGGGTTGTTAAGCTTGACGTAGACTACCAACAGGACCTTGAGTACTTAAGTATCTCTCTTCCAGACTTTGATATTGGCGGTTTCTATAATATGGACACCGCCCCCCCAAAGCCACaaaaaactttggcgaatgcccTATTTGACAAAATCGCTCGGAGTCTGGGAGAAACATTCGATTTGTCTCCCCGCTAGAAGGCGGTGATTGAGTGCTTGAAAGGCCCCCATGCGCAAGATTTTTTGACTGTTATCCCGATCGAGGGGCTGGGGCAATGCATGTCGGCTGTTGAGTATAGGGCTATCCTCAAATACCGGCTGATGATCCCTATGTATTCAGAAGACGAAACCTGCCCAATTTGCCGTAAAGCCTGCAtggataaatacggggagcatgcTATTCATTGTAAGGAGCTCCCTGGTTTCAAATATCGGCACGACTGGGTGAGAGATGTCTTGGGGGACATCTTGAGGAGAGCAGGGATTTCTTCCAAGAAGGAGCCCCCTGTGAATTTCCTTACAGATCcgatggaagggagatctacattgagaccagcggatctgctcgtctttggctgggcgggagggaaacatgcttgtgtggatCTCACAGGAGTCTCCCCCTTAGCTGGTTTAAGGGAAAGCGGGTTTGTAGCAGGACAGGCTATAATGAAAGCGGAATCTAAAAAGGTGGATAAACACGCTAAAGCATGTGCTGATAACCAACATGCATTTGTCCCCTTCGCCTTCGACACCTTTGGCTCCCTAGCTCCAGAAGCTATCCGTTTGTTGACTAGGGTCCAAAAGGTTGTCCACAGCAGTTGCTCATCAACAGGGGGGCAGGGGTTTGTCTTTAAtaggctagggtttgctattcagaaaggggtagcggcgcaacttgttgctcgcttacctgcgatattgatgtaactcggccagttgtttatatataaataaaagaacttagcaattaaaaaaaaaaaatctttcagTTAAAACGGAATTGCAATCCATTTAACTGATCCCTTTAATATAATTTTGCCATTTATGAGGAGCTTTTGGCTGCCCAAGAGATCTAGAAAAAGGAACGATATTCACATAAAAGTTTGAAGCTCAAACATATTTACATTGATGATCATTAACTTCAGTGAAGAAAATACAAATATTTGTTGCAAATTCTGTTCAGAAGCAAGATCAACACCCCATACATATATATTTGATTTTACCAAATCAAAAGAGAAGGTATATGCATATATCTCATCATGCAGTGACTTCAATAATGTGATTTGGCACATTTGGGTGAGCTTGAGGTTCAACGGCTACATGACCAGCATCATGTCCGTTTTCTTTGAGTTTGGTCACAACCGGAAGAATATCAGAAGAAATCAAAGCGGTTAGCTTCACAACATCTATTGTTTTGTGGTCTACTCTTTCTTGGAACCTTTTCCCCTCCATTTCACCGACAGGGTATTTTTTTGCTTCAAACTCAGTGATTTTTTCGTTGGAAATGGGCTTCTTGTTCTTGTACATGTAGTATAGTATCATCTGAATAATACCGAAGGTGAACCCGAGCACATTTGGAATCTGTAAAAATATGTCATTTACAAATTACAAACTCTTtaagaaatttaaaaaaaaaaagaacacaaTAAGTTAAAAAGAGTTGGAGGTAAGCTTTGTTAACATGAGTGATTTTGTTCATACCGCAATATTGAAGTCACGAAGAAGAAGACCATAAAAGAACCACATAACTGCACTGAGGGTAAGTGCTACCGATAATAGAATTGGCATGTACTCTACACTTTTTGTTTTAATCACTTGTCGCTGCAAGAATTGCGAAAAAATATTATAATATGGCGTGCATATATTTCGAGTAACAAGACTAGAAAATGCAAATATTATTTGTGGTTTCATAAGGTTAATGTGCTTTTTATGCATTTATGCTTACCAGAACTCCCAAAGGCGCTACAAAAACACATAAAGAGAACACAAGGCATATCCATCCAACTATCACACCACGAGTAACTCCACTTGCAAAAAATTGAGTCAAGCCAACAATCAATCCGAAGCCAACGACTATTAGCAATACAATTAGCTTCAAACTCTCCATCTACATAACCAAGTTTCTTTGGTTAGTTTTCATCAACCTTCTTTATTAGACTGTAATCGCGAAAGTTCGTTgtagtatatatatgtattaaaaaGACATACCCTAGCCTTCTTTGGCGCGTAGAAAAGAAAGAAACAAATGTACAAGGTTTCTATGAAGCAACCAACTGAGTTAATGGTAATGAGAAGCAAAACATTGGTCTTGAGCAAAGCATAATATATCCAAAGCATTGCACTGAATAAGCCCACCACATAAGGCGCTGATTGAAATCCTTCAGTCGATTTCtttttataaactttataaaacGTTGGTCTGCATTTAAGTTAGATCGTTTCAGGAAGGTTAAGGTAACTATTAGATGGAAGCCCCGATCAACTACAATATATCGCGTAATCAAGATATAATATAAGAGACTTACATTGGCGCAAGAAATACCATAAATGAGACAATATTGCCTGAAAATATTACAAAGCAAAACGTTAGCTGCGCGCATAACcatgtatgaaaaaaaaaatacagtAATAAAGATACAAGGGAAGGGAAGGGCTATCTACATATAGTGAAGGGAGAAATTTACAAAAGAAGTATATATGTACCAAGAAGGCCAAATGCAAGAGTGAGGTGAGCCAAGGTCCCTGTCATTTTTCTTTAACTGAATATAACTATTTTCTCACAAACTCAAGTGTTGTTTAAGCAAATGCTACCTTTCTCTATATTTATCGCTTGATCGATGAGTTGTGCATAATAAATTTTTATGTGATCTCTTTATATAGGAAGCCCAAGTTATGAGTGGTGGCTCCACCAATCATTATCAAGATAGCATCCAACTTTACTCATTTCCCATTGAACTTGTGGCTCAATGCAACTTAAATTTTGAGTGTATACATATGTGTATTGGTATAAGTGGTGTACATAAAGCCAAAGAATGACATCGACCAGTTTCTTTTACCGAATATAGAATAAGCTAAAACGTATGATCTTACTAAAAAGTACAATTACGCCAAGAAAGCAAGGTTTTTAACAGAAATGATAAAACAAATTACTTACAAGTTACCTCCTATACTTGTCTTCAGTGTCCTTTTATAATTAACTTGAA is from Helianthus annuus cultivar XRQ/B chromosome 9, HanXRQr2.0-SUNRISE, whole genome shotgun sequence and encodes:
- the LOC110879948 gene encoding bidirectional sugar transporter SWEET12, with the translated sequence MTGTLAHLTLAFGLLGNIVSFMVFLAPIPTFYKVYKKKSTEGFQSAPYVVGLFSAMLWIYYALLKTNVLLLITINSVGCFIETLYICFFLFYAPKKARMESLKLIVLLIVVGFGLIVGLTQFFASGVTRGVIVGWICLVFSLCVFVAPLGVLRQVIKTKSVEYMPILLSVALTLSAVMWFFYGLLLRDFNIAIPNVLGFTFGIIQMILYYMYKNKKPISNEKITEFEAKKYPVGEMEGKRFQERVDHKTIDVVKLTALISSDILPVVTKLKENGHDAGHVAVEPQAHPNVPNHIIEVTA